TGCTACAAGGAGGCAAAGGCTATCCTTGAGGAGAACATAGATATACTTCATAAGTGTGCAAGTATACTTCTTGAAAAGGAGAGAATTGCAAGACCTGAGTTTGAGGCATTGTTTGTTAAGGAACAGACAGATGCAGCTCAGAATGGTGAGACGACCGCTGATGCGTAGAAAGACAGCCGGGAGTCTGGTGAGATAAAGACAGAGTAGAGAGATTAAAGAAGCAAAAACACAAATAAAAACAGATGCCCGCATAGCTGCGGGCATTTGCTGTATGATGGGGAATTGATGATGAGACTTGAGTACGCGGTGCATGAAAACTGTGTGCGGGGTGATGCAAGCTGTGCTTCAGTTTCATAAAATATACATTTGGAGGATGACGGGGATGAAGATCATAAAGAGAGGGATAAACGCGGTTATACCGTTTCTGCTGGCGAATGTGTATCTGCTGGCAAGGTACCCAAAGTGGCAGATTCCGCTTTTGCCACTGATAATAACGTTGCTGATCATATGGGATATGGTCATATTGGCGATGCCGTTGCTCAGTCTTAAAAATATACAGACAAGGGGAATAAAGAGATGCCAGAGAGGATGCGAGAATCTGTATTCTTTCCTGGCGGCGACAGTATTTTCGGTGGTGGTGCTGATACTTATGATAGTGGGCGTTGTCGATGTGTCAGGGTGGACATGGAAGAACTGGGTGCTGTACATACTGACAGCCGTGATTGTTCTGGCGATAACGTTCTGGTTTGGAATGATCAGAATATATGTATCATCAAAACAGCTTGGGATCAAATGGCGTGTTATCGGAATACTGTGCGGATGGATACCTGTGGTACATTTGATAGTCCTTGGCAAACTGATAAAGCTTGCATCTGACGAGGCGGTATTTGAGAATGAAAAGCTTATAATGGATAACAACAGGAAACAGAATCAGGTGTGCGCCACAAAATATCCAATTTTGATGGTACATGGAGTATTCTTCAGAGATTTCAGATATCTGAACTATTGGGGAAGGATACCTGCTGCTCTTGAGGCAAATGGCGCAAGGATATTCTATGGCAATCATCAGTCCGCGGCGTCAGTTGCGGATTCGGGGCATGAGATCGCGGATAGGATAAAGCAGATAATCCAGGAGACGGGATGCGGCAAGGTGAATATAATCGCACATTCCAAGGGAGGCCTCGACAGCAGATATGCCATATCTAAGCTTGGAATGGCGCCTTATGTGGCATCCCTCACAACTATAAACACTCCACACAGGGGATGTGAATTTGCGGACTATCTTCTGGGCAAGATACCAGAGAAACAGCAGCAGACCGTGGCAAATACCTACAATTCCGCGCTTAAGAAGCTGGGCGACACAAACCCTGACTTCATAGCGGCGGTGACAGACCTTACCGCGTCAGCGTGTGCAAAACTCAACAGAGAGCTCCCAGATCCGCCGGGAGTATATATACAGAGTACAGGCTCATGCATGAAAAAACCTTCCGGTGGACGATTCCCGCTCAATACCACAAATGCGTTTGTAAAGCATTTTGACGGTGAGAACGATGGACTTGTCGGATATGAGTCGTTTAAATGGGGCTCTAACTTCATTTACCTGAAGCCTCAGGGCAGTCGGGGAATATCCCACGGAGATGTCATAGATCTTAACAGGGAAAACATAGATACGTTTGATGTGAGGGAATTTTATGTGAACCTGGTAAGTGACTTGAGGAGACGCGGATTTTAAGAAATATCAGTTGTTTTGTCTAATGTGAACAATAAAAAATGAAATATAGGTAAAATTATGGAAATGCATTGTGATAATGCACAATGACATTTGCCAAATAAAAAAATGTTTGGGCAGACTTTTGACGGGATTTGTATATAATAATAATTGTAACCCCCAATACATTATATAGTTTTGGCTACACCCCATAAGTAACAAAATACCTTCTCCAAAAGAGCTTGCCTACTCCGGCAGGCTCTTTTACTTTTTCCAATGTTTGTGCGGCTTCCGAGACTTTTGGTCTTGTTTTTTTGACCTCAAAAATGGTTTACATAAACGAAAATATTATGTTTACTTTACAAATTGCTTTACAAATGAACCCCGCAATGCCTTTATTTATCTGGGCTGAGCGGGGTTTTTATCTGGACGATTTTCAGTTGATTGGGGTATTTGTAAGAATCAGGTTATTAATACTTTATTAGATATTATCATAAGGTTCACAAATGTGAAAGCAATACTTGACAGTTTACAAAAAGGAACGAAATATCTAGATATTACGAGGTGGACATTAAAAGTCCATAAACCTCTGGAATTCGGACAAAAAAATGGACTTTTAAAGCCATTCCGAAGATTGTGAATTTGAATTAAGATAATGCCACAATTAAATATCAGTTACAGACAAGTGAAAATCTTAGGGTGCTGCCTTTGATTTAATCTACTAACTGTCACTGCTACCACATTAGTAGTCGGATGGATCGAGAGATGAACGGCGAGGCGCAGGGCAGAGATTAATAGAAGGAGTAGCAGTATTGTAGGAGGATAATAAACCACATGGGATATAGAAGAATATCCCAATCCTCGAAATGGCGGTAGAGGAGATAGTGCGTATCATTTGATAAGGGCGTCGTGAACGACAGGAAATACTTCCTGGATCGGCTTTCTGTAACTCCTATGTGTACAGGGCGATGAGGTGAGTTGAGAGACTTAGTGTACACCTACATAGTTACCTTTATATATCTGATGATAGTGGTAAAAAAATAAAGCTTAATGATAGATATTTTAATATTTTGTAAGTCAATATAAATAGGAAAGATATTAAAAATTATACTACTAGTTAAATGCTGATTTGAATTTGCTGTGTTAGAATTTTGATAGATGCTATGACTTACGCTTATTCTAACACAAGCAAATTCCTATATGGAGTTTCTTAAGGATGGTAAGCTAATGAGTGCATTTTTAATTGATTATGAAAATATAAATGGCGTCTCTATTCTCCCAGGATTAGATCTGTTATCGCCCCAAGATAAACTTATTTTATTCTATTCTAAAGCATGTAGCAGTCTTCGAAAAGAGTATTGGGATATCGAAAAGCTCTTGCTGGTACTCCATATCAGTTTATGGTTAACGATATATGTGAGTTTGTATCAAATAGGGAAGAGATTAATAAACGTTCGTAATATACTGAGGCCATGAATAGCTTTGGACGTGAGAATGGAAGAGCTTTATATAACATAATAAAGGATGTTGTTTGATATTTATAATATAGGAGCTGAAAAGCCATGAGATTAGGTGAAATAAGAAAATTCTAAGGAGGAGTTATTAATTACTAAAATCCCTAAAAAATGTATCGAAATTGTTCTATGCGGATCAGATCAAATAAGGTTAAAGTGTGAAAAACATAAAATAAAGATAGATTAAATGATTAAAAATAAAAAACAAACTAATAGAGGAGGAAACGCTTTATGTCAGAGAAAATGTTAGTAACACAGGCGCTTGATGAGAGGGATCTTCTGGTTAAGAAGATTAATGAGAAGATATATAGAGTGAATCCATATTGTCCTCACTGTGGAGAGGAACACTGCTATTTTGCAGTAAGACTTACGCCGGAAGAACAGGAGAAGCTTGATGAATATTATATTAAGCTGGAAAAGGAACATGGAAAGATGTCTTATCTAGAAGTGGCATTACACGAAATCGATGCTCCTGCATTAATAATTGAGCGAGATTTCAGATGTATTTGTGGAAACGTTTTTAAAAGACGTGTAGCTATAAGTAGGGATAGCGAAGTTGGATATCATAATCCGGAAACAGTAGGCGAAGTTGGCTCGCATCCAGTGTTTTAGGATGTTATGTGATTTCGAGGAGAAGGAACATGGGTAGAAAAGTACAAGTAAATATGACAGATGGTGATTACCTCAGATTATTAGACAGGACTCTTGATGAATTTAATATAGACTGGTTTGATGTGGATAAAAAACTGGTTTGCGAGGACTAAAATCTGCGAGGAAGTAATCAGATATGCTGCATACTCCTCTGATGAAGAAGAAAAGCTTCTTGATTTTTTTTGAAAGAAGAAAAGTATTTACAGGCTGAACTGGATAATGAATCTATGCTACCTCATATTGAAAATGAAGGATATACAGAAGAAATGGATATTCCGGAAGTGTATTATCCCTGATGTTTATCTGAAACCGTGGATGTTTGAGAGAGCATCAGAGAAAATTTCAAAGGGAAACTATGACTAGGTAGTTCTACTGGGTGATATCGTAGATGACTGGAATCAGGAGAGAAATCTGGATTTATATTCGGAAACATTTGATACTGTTATGGGATTTATTAAGAAGTATCCGGATACTTTATTTTGTTACGGAAATCAGGATCTTTCGTATCCCTGGGAGGCTCTTGAATCTGGGTATTCTGCATATGCACATGACATGGTTGTAAGATGTTTAAAAGAACTGGTAGACGCCCTACCTAAGGGAAATGCTGCATTTATACATAGAATATATTAATAAAATGGGTAAAGCGTATATGTGGGTTGATGATAGTCCTATATGGGCAAGACCTTAGAATAGCAGTATGAGATTATATCCTTCTGATATGTTACAGGTTGTAGGACATACTCCGGTGGAGTTTGTAGTAAAAGAGGAAAATCTACTGACACTGGATAATTTTTCTACATATAGGAATGGGGAGCCTATTGGCGATGAAAGATATGTATGCGTAGATACGATAACGATGGAATATGAAATGATTGATTAAAGTAAAGGGGTGTCATATGTTAGGAGCAATAATAGGTGATATGGTAGGTGTACCATATGAGTTTAATAACATTAAGACAAAAGATTTTGAACTGTTTTCGGATGAAACTAGATTTTCAGATGATTCAGTTCTTACATGCGCTGTTGCAAAAGCGCTTATTGATTCTGGAATTGATCCATCTGATGAAAAAATAAAAAAAATGTTGTAAAGCAGCTTAAATACTTCGGTAACAGATACATCCATTCAGGATATGGTGGAAGATTCCGGAAATGGCTGCAGAGCGACGAAACAGAACCGTATAACAGCTGGGGAAACGGATCAGCCATGAGGGTGTCACCTGTAGGATGGTTTTACGATACTGTTGAAGAGACAAGAAAAATTGCGGCTATCACAGCTGAAGTAACACATAATCATCCTGATGGAATAAAAGGAGCTGAAGCTACAGCTGCAGTAATATTTCTTGCAAGGATTGGTGATACAAAAGAAGAAATAAAAGAATATGTGGAAAAGGAATTCTACAAATTAGATCGTACGTGTGATGAAATAAGACCTGATTATAAGTTTGATGTAAGCTGCCAAGGGACAGTACCGGTAGCTATTACAGCATTCCTTGAAGGTAATAATTTCGAAGATGTATTACGGATTTCAGTTTCGATGGGGGGAGATTCGGATACCCTTGCATGTATTGCATGTGCTATGGCTGAGGCATATTATGGAATACCATCATGGATGATTGTAAAAGTATTGAACAGACTTCCGGAACACCTGCGCAAGATAGTAAGTGATTATTATAACAAACTGGACTGGTTTCATGAGATTGCTTATAAAAGGGGTGCTCTTAATTATTTTGATGAATATGAATATAAGAAAATGATTGCTGAGGAGTCAATGAAAGATGGGATTTAGGCTTGATCCACCTAGGCGGATATATAAAGTGCTGAGTAGAAAGTATGTGAAAAATACTGCAAACAAAATCATAGCAAAACTTCAGTTATCATATCCATAAAATCAAGCTGGGACAAGGTTGATGCGGATGTGTTTACATCAGATAGTAATAATGTTAAGGATATTTTGAGGCTATCCTTTGATGATATCGATGTTGAAGATAATGCGAATCGTTGTATGCAATATGAAGATGGAAAAAAGATAGCCGAGTTTGTAGATAAGTGGAAGGATATTGAAACTATCATTGTTGAAGAGTGGCATGGAGGAAAGGTGCACTAAGATGAATATAAGAGAATTGATAAAAATACTACGCTCAGCGAATAATACTAGCGATATTGATAAATATAGAGAAGATATTATTACACTGATTCCTCAAACAAAAATAATGATAGATTTTAATCAGCAGAATTATGCGCATCAGTATGATCTCTGGAATCATAGCCTTCAGACGGTAGTAAATCTTCCAGGCGATATTAATGATGATATGGTATATCTTGCGGCACTTCTGCATGACATTGGTAAGCCGGATTGTCAGACTGCCGATATGAAGGATGGGAAGATAAATATGCATTATTATGGACATCCAGAAAGAAGCTATGAGATAGTCAAGGATGATATTGATAATGAACTTACAGCAAAAGGAGAAAGGCTGACAGATGATGAAATGAGAAGACTTCTGTATTATATAAGATTTCATGATGACAGAGTAAGCCTTAGAATGAAACATCTCAGAAGACATCTGAGGATGGGAGTAAGTTTAGCAGAGTTTCAG
This sequence is a window from Coprococcus eutactus. Protein-coding genes within it:
- a CDS encoding esterase/lipase family protein, which gives rise to MKIIKRGINAVIPFLLANVYLLARYPKWQIPLLPLIITLLIIWDMVILAMPLLSLKNIQTRGIKRCQRGCENLYSFLAATVFSVVVLILMIVGVVDVSGWTWKNWVLYILTAVIVLAITFWFGMIRIYVSSKQLGIKWRVIGILCGWIPVVHLIVLGKLIKLASDEAVFENEKLIMDNNRKQNQVCATKYPILMVHGVFFRDFRYLNYWGRIPAALEANGARIFYGNHQSAASVADSGHEIADRIKQIIQETGCGKVNIIAHSKGGLDSRYAISKLGMAPYVASLTTINTPHRGCEFADYLLGKIPEKQQQTVANTYNSALKKLGDTNPDFIAAVTDLTASACAKLNRELPDPPGVYIQSTGSCMKKPSGGRFPLNTTNAFVKHFDGENDGLVGYESFKWGSNFIYLKPQGSRGISHGDVIDLNRENIDTFDVREFYVNLVSDLRRRGF
- a CDS encoding ADP-ribosylglycohydrolase family protein, translated to MLGAIIGDMVGVPYEFNNIKTKDFELFSDETRFSDDSVLTCAVAKALIDSGIDPSDEKIKKML
- a CDS encoding ADP-ribosylglycohydrolase family protein; protein product: MRVSPVGWFYDTVEETRKIAAITAEVTHNHPDGIKGAEATAAVIFLARIGDTKEEIKEYVEKEFYKLDRTCDEIRPDYKFDVSCQGTVPVAITAFLEGNNFEDVLRISVSMGGDSDTLACIACAMAEAYYGIPSWMIVKVLNRLPEHLRKIVSDYYNKLDWFHEIAYKRGALNYFDEYEYKKMIAEESMKDGI
- a CDS encoding HD domain-containing protein; this encodes MIDFNQQNYAHQYDLWNHSLQTVVNLPGDINDDMVYLAALLHDIGKPDCQTADMKDGKINMHYYGHPERSYEIVKDDIDNELTAKGERLTDDEMRRLLYYIRFHDDRVSLRMKHLRRHLRMGVSLAEFQNLMKLEVADARAHVMLPIIEQRIEICEKLSGDYGKKLYEDILAGK